The following proteins come from a genomic window of Acinonyx jubatus isolate Ajub_Pintada_27869175 chromosome C1, VMU_Ajub_asm_v1.0, whole genome shotgun sequence:
- the ZDBF2 gene encoding DBF4-type zinc finger-containing protein 2 isoform X3 — MISVGSLEIREVRKISGKHMSSAQHRYLTTQNRQRMGTTSLMERFLQDVLRHHPYHSQESRSMQNERLLTNTASPTVSPTASPSEVVPVDDCISEEMTDDAAGVKGESSPKGFEPSKELHSRPSKSQEYIQGVSVRPSVIQKLEKGQQQPLEFVHKIGSGVKEFNPVGIGQATNNRQSLICPSVISSAPASCLPGSSYDRPVTTKTIRSPAAASLGPVRKCDPNKVDRYLEQPDRGSRNSVLSSILETSSVSYQKPKESDRKPLCTNSDKLIIREDVKSQCKTLSTGAKVREFMGTEGSLKSESLSKLAVNQAINVNKTGMPSNKGLFEDAAAKHREKFFSGMDQTQEEKHLVFNKSAFLEQKSSVISETKFARGCLQSACNQPEEAAQDLWKEEQVDQEDKNYESRASEMSFDCSSFHSLTDQSKVTATEVNVSEEVYADLQCKNDKSYVSEVSSDGAGSLQLATNRTQVIVKGVSAQKAKPISLVDESYESSDSEINFDCDALLQSADDYPRQPAKEGNLSKEEHLDLVDKNYGSSSSEISTDSALPLQSLGDQLPVAVTEAKLQKVHIGLVDKNYGSSCSETSTDNDVSLQSVVDHPQLVVKERNLKDRHVYLKDKSHTSSSAKEHLDYVVSLDTVTDESQRAVEEISLLEEKNEPVDMNYDSHGSEMSFHTDARLMAGQSGVIVKKVNLREVPVDLEDKSVKSSNSDQSFDSNASLYQSVSDQRQGALGEISLKELNFDMEVKSYGCSSSELTFESDPPARSGTEQSEMDIEEIRKRHINLEDHCGSNSSGITFDSDTASRSGGDQSQVAIYVEEPSPLENKTPKSCVSEVTFDSGIPVQSGMNQPGLAVKEVIVQKEDYIHLGRKNVEPSGSEISLDFYVPPHSVINSPEIALEKLNLQKEEQIYLESKVNEPSVSELSLDYIFHSITGHSKDPLPEVNLQKEEHIHLENKGNGPGISEISLKPDMSFHLVTDHPNIAEPDMSFHLVTDHPNIAVKETSHQKEHINLQDKESELSVYETGLDSGVHLHQSVTQKPEIAVKEIWLQKEKLVKFKSKSAKLSGSETGSDVPHYLVPEPQIAVEEISVQKEEHVLEKRDKYSSSGIMFDADVPPQSMTETPHIAVLKEDRVDPEGESTGSRGFAINLDIGAPLHSVIGQPQPTLLKERNVLLEDKNSESSHCKVRFDYGDPLRPLTGQFQEVVRRTTLWKEEDIGLQNKVFETSGSKLIHGSGVSLQPVADQPEVAVKRVNLENEGHVNVEDKHSQCSGSEMSLDSDFLVQSIVDQPQITILDQDHIELEEKHSRSGGSEISFDSEDPLQSVADQVRKTVKEISLWKDEVDVEDKRDEGDVEDKRDEGDVEDKRDEGDVEDKRDESKGFEIVYDSDILFQSVAGQTEEVVKEINLWKEHVDLQGKIVEPIGSKINFDANEPLQSVANEIQEAITAEINLLREGHVCLDDKGYEPNDSEIIYVSDIPLQSVVEQPHILEGEHVNLEDKSNVSCPEITFISDDHLQSVADQLQKSVKEVSLWKEDRIYLEDKSYKLGDFEVSYDSDVPVHFVADQSPLTVKEINSQKRGHTDLESKSCGPSVSEIKCDSGVHFQLEVDQSQVVCKEIDLPKERHLGMEVKSSEPSDSEMMCDSDVPLEIVVNELQVSVKEANLRKMLFVDLVTSDSDCEVIAESDIPFQPVIDSPHMTVKEVDCINTEDFDLGECCDSCDSEVGYVCEASPPSMTNEPKETFKVVNQKKDYIILQESSCESYGSEIKFQIDPPDRSVTYPLQGSDKEMVTFVDSEGKSCRPHSPKTHFKWEDNSEPVTSKLQKADKGSNFCHKKDENTGRKDKHCESKGSAATRKASPGSAGRQRAGKGNPKLKHADRESRSCEPCGSGMSFQCDRSLQSDSGQPQQAVSKKEGFKKRSVDLKGKKGDSRSGPVLRVASVRNREKAKEVIEDNPDEPVLEALPHVPPSFVGKTWSQIMREDDMKINALVKEFKEGRFHCYFDDDCETRKVKKKNLNKGKKITWADVSQDTAAIQVFSDGDDNAGGISDTDDFSVALDKPSHHPTAKRPYEQSWRVASRCQAVKVSHGTQTNLTKESATKASGPEEDSPTRKRLLLQKDRKMRNRVQIGTLEFPETCTKVLKPLQPNALVYVISSNMKFQNGESFNFAKKYLGGRSSRDVSIQYKYKRRSFDYYDPLNKKIVTNPPESDRNNWLQIHLSDLSSSSDEDGPAEGFDPTGILTLRDELMAYPGARISPERVPRPGTSSASQVPSGSNFQSTPVGGDAARTSPKSATRKILEGKKKIQRRKMKTSKPGFPQKVYKPIILHQKPRIASEKPSIWIRTKLSDIIRKYISKYSAFLRRKYQSRSAFIRLHLKKKCDVTKSKKAKKPAKMPLGSPAPSGPPGPPVPPVPSVPPVPSGPPVPSVPSGPPVPSVAAAEGQLGAVPSCSPKPPVQNSWPAAGRKRSGTKKRPRKRRRKPFRPVKIYALRSLYSQVPYSDRMRTRLSDKSPANEAT, encoded by the exons atgatttcagTTGGAAGCTTAGAGATACGGGAAGTCAGGAAGATCAGTGGAAAG catatgtccagtgctcagcacagataCTTGACTACACAGAATCGACAGCGGATGGGTACCACTAGTTTGATGGAACGTTTCTTGCAGGATGTACTCCGGCACCACCCATATCATTCTCAAGAAAGCAG ATCAATGCAAAATGAGAGACTTCTTACGAATACTGCATCACCTACCGTGTCACCTACTGCGTCACCCTCTGAAGTGGTTCCTGTTGATGATTGTATTTCTGAAGAAATGACTGATGATGCTGCTGGTGTCAAAGGAGAGAGCTCCCCCAAGGGTTTTGAACCTAGTAAAGAGTTACATTCTAGACCTAGTAAATCTCAGGAATATATACAGGGGGTTTCAGTTAGACCATCAGTTATCCAAAAACTGGAGAAGGGACAGCAGCAGCCCTTGGAGTTTGTTCATAAAATTGGGAGTGGTGTGAAAGAATTTAATCCAGTTGGTATTGGTCAAGCCACAAATAATAGACAGAGCTTAATATGTCCCTCGGTGATTTCTAGTGCTCCTGCTAGTTGTTTACCTGGAAGTTCCTATGACAGACCGGTTACAACTAAAACGATTAGGTCACCAGCAGCAGCCAGTTTGGGTCCAGTCAGAAAATGTGACCCAAACAAAGTTGACAGATACCTTGAACAGCCAGACAGGGGCTCTAGAAATTCTGTGCTATCGTCCATTCTAGAAACTTCTTCAGTTTCATATCAGAAACCTAAAGAATCAGACAGAAAACCTTTGTGTACAAATTCAGATAAATTGATTATACGGGAAGATGTAAAGTCTCAGTGTAAAACTTTGTCAACTGGCGCTAAAGTCCGTGAATTTATGGGTACTGAAGGCTCTTTAAAATCTGAATCTCTTTCCAAATTGGCTGTAAACCAAGCAATCAATGTGAATAAAACTGGTATGCCTTCTAATAAAGGACTCTTTGAAGATGCTGCTGCAAAGCACCGTGAGAAATTCTTTTCAGGTATGGATCAGACCCAAGAGGAAAAGCATTTGGTTTTTAATAAGTCAGCCTTTTTGGAACAGAAGAGCTCAGTGATTTCTGAAACAAAGTTTGCTCGTGGCTGTCTTCAGTCAGCGTGTAATCAACCCGAAGAGGCTGCACAAGACCTTTGGAAGGAAGAGCAAGTTGACCAAGAAGATAAAAACTATGAATCGAGAGCTTCTGAAATGAGTTTTGACTGCAGTTCTTTTCATTCACTGACTGACCAGTCTAAAGTGACGGCCACAGAAGTAAATGTTTCAGAGGAAGTATATGCTGATCTGCAGTGTAAGAACGATAAATCTTATGTTTCTGAAGTAAGTTCTGATGGTGCTGGCTCTCTTCAGTTGGCTACCAACCGGACTCAAGTAATTGTTAAAGGTGTAAGTGCTCAGAAGGCAAAGCCTATTAGCCTGGTTGATGAAAGCTATGAATCTAGTGATTCTGAGATTAATTTTGATTGTGATGCCTTACTTCAATCAGCTGATGACTACCCCCGACAGCctgcaaaagaaggaaacctttCTAAGGAGGAACACCTTGACTTGGTTGATAAGAACTATGGATCTAGTAGCTCCGAAATAAGTACTGATTCTGCTTTGCCTCTTCAGTCGCTGGGTGACCAACTCCCAGTGGCTGTCACAGAAGCAAAACTTCAGAAGGTTCACATTGGCTTGGTTGATAAGAACTATGGATCTAGTTGTTCTGAAACAAGTACTGATAATGATGTTTCTCTTCAGTCAGTAGTTGACCATCCCCAACTGGTTGTCAAAGAAAGAAACCTAAAGGATAGGCATGTCTATCTGAAAGATAAGAGCCATACATCCAGTAGTGCTAAAGAACATCTTGATTATGTGGTCTCTCTTGACACAGTGACGGATGAATCTCAGAGGGCTGTTGAAGAAATAAGTCTTCTGGAAGAGAAGAATGAACCTGTGGATATGAACTATGATTCTCATGGTTCTGAAATGAGTTTCCACACAGATGCTCGATTAATGGCTGGCCAATCAGGAGTAATAGTTAAAAAAGTAAACCTTCGAGAAGTACCTGTTGACCTGGAGGATAAGAGTGTTAAGTCTAGCAATTCTGATCAGAGTTTTGATTCTAATGCTTCTCTTTATCAGTCGGTTAGTGATCAGCGTCAAGGGGCTCTGGGTGAAATAAGCCTGAAAGAGTTAAATTTTGATATGGAAGTTAAGAGCTATGGATGCTCCAGTTCTGAGCTGACTTTTGAATCTGATCCCCCTGCTAGGTCAGGTACTGAGCAGTCTGAGATGGACattgaagaaataagaaaaaggcaCATTAATTTGGAAGATCACTGTGGTTCAAATAGTTCTGGAATAACTTTTGATTCTGATACTGCTTCCCGCTCAGGAGGTGACCAGTCTCAAGTAGCTATTTATGTGGAGGAACCTAGTCCTCTGGAAAATAAGACTCCTAAGTCTTGTGTTTCTGAAGTAACTTTTGACTCTGGCATACCTGTTCAGTCGGGAATGAATCAACCTGGACTAGCTGTTAAAGAAGTAATCGTTCAGAAAGAAGACTATATCCACTTGGGAAGGAAGAATGTGGAACCCAGTGGTTCTGAAATAAGTCTGGATTTTTATGTCCCTCCTCATTCAGTGATTAACTCTCCTGAAATAGCTTTGGAAAAGCTAAATCTTCAAAAGGAAGAGCAGATCTACCTGGAAAGTAAAGTAAATGAACCTAGTGTTTCTGAATTAAGCTTggattatatttttcattcaattACTGGACATTCTAAAGATCCCCTTCCAGAAGTCAACCTTCAGAAAGAAGAGCACATACACTTAGAAAATAAAGGTAACGGACCTGGTATTTCTGAAATCAGTTTGAAACCTGACATGTCTTTTCATTTAGTGACTGATCATCCTAACATAGCTGAACCTGACATGTCTTTTCATTTAGTGACTGATCATCCTAACATAGCTGTGAAAGAAACAAGCCATCAGAAAGAACACATAAACTTACAAGATAAGGAAAGTGAATTAAGTGTTTATGAAACAGGTTTGGATTCTGGTGTCCACCTTCATCAGTCAGTGACTCAGAAGCCTGAAATAGCTGTTAAAGAAATATggcttcaaaaagaaaagcttgttaaattcaaaagtaaaagtGCTAAATTGAGTGGTTCTGAAACAGGTTCTGATGTACCTCATTATTTAGTGCCTGAACCTCAGATAGCTGTCGAAGAAATCAGTGTTCAGAAAGAAGAACATGTTCTAGAAAAGCGTGACAAATACAGTAGCTCTGGAATAATGTTTGATGCTGATGTCCCTCCTCAGTCAATGACTGAAACACCTCACATCGCTGTTTTGAAGGAGGACCGTGTTGACCCGGAAGGTGAAAGTACTGGATCGAGAGGTTTTGCAATAAATTTGGATATCGGTGCCCCTCTTCATTCAGTCATTGGTCAACCTCAGCCAACCCTCTTGAAGGAAAGAAACGTTCTTCTGGAAGATAAAAACAGTGAATCTAGTCATTGTAAGGTAAGGTTTGATTATGGTGACCCTCTTCGGCCATTGACTGGGCAATTTCAGGAAGTGGTTAGGAGAACAACCCTGTGGAAGGAAGAGGATATTGGACTGCAAAATAAAGTGTTTGAAACTAGTGGTTCTAAATTAATCCATGGTTCTGGTGTTTCTCTTCAGCCCGTGGCTGATCAGCCTGAAGTGGCTGTTAAACGAGTAAACCTTGAGAATGAAGGTCATGTGAATGTGGAAGATAAGCACAGCCAATGTAGTGGTTCTGAAATGAGTTTGGATTCTGATTTCTTGGTTCAGTCCATAGTTGATCAACCTCAAATAACTATTTTGGATCAGGACCATATTGAGCTAGAAGAGAAGCACAGTCGGTCTGGTGGTTCTGAAATAAGTTTTGATTCTGAGGATCCTCTTCAGTCAGTGGCTGACCAGGTTAGAAAAACCGTTAAAGAAATAAGCCTTTGGAAGGATGAAGTTGATGTGGAAGATAAGAGGGATGAAGGTGATGTGGAAGATAAGAGGGATGAAGGTGATGTGGAAGATAAGAGGGATGAAGGTGATGTGGAAGATAAGAGGGATGAATCCAAGGGTTTTGAAATTGTGTATGATTCTGATATCCTTTTTCAGTCAGTGGCTGGCCAAACTGAAGAAGTCGTTAAGGAGATCAACCTTTGGAAGGAGCACGTTGACTTGCAAGGGAAGATTGTGGAACCTATTggttctaaaataaattttgatgcTAATGAACCTCTCCAGTCTGTGGCCAATGAAATTCAAGAGGctattacagcagaaataaatctTCTGAGGGAAGGGCATGTCTGTCTGGACGATAAGGGCTATGAACCCAACgattctgaaataatttatgtttCAGATATCCCTCTTCAGTCAGTAGTTGAGCAGCCACACATTTTGGAAGGGGAACATGTCAACTTGGAAGATAAGAGCAATGTTTCTTGTCCCGAAATAACTTTTATTTCCGATGATCATCTGCAGTCAGTGGCTGACCAGCTTCAAAAATCTGTTAAAGAAGTAAGTCTTTGGAAGGAAGACCGTATTTACCTGGAAGATAAGAGCTATAAACTTGGTGACTTCGAAGTAAGTTACGATTCTGATGTTCCTGTTCACTTTGTGGCTGATCAGTCTCCTCTGACTGTCAAAGAAATAAACTCGCAAAAGAGGGGTCATACTGACCTAGAAAGTAAGAGCTGTGGACCTAgtgtttctgaaataaaatgtgattCTGGTGTTCATTTTCAGTTAGAAGTTGACCAGTCTCAAGTGGTGTGCAAAGAAATAGATCTTCCAAAGGAACGGCATCTTGGCATGGAAGTAAAGAGCAGTGAACCTAGTGATTCTGAAATGAtgtgtgattctgatgttcctctTGAAATAGTGGTTAATGAACTTCAGGTGTCAGTTAAAGAAGCAAATCTTCGGAAGATGCTCTTTGTGGACCTGGTGACCAGTGATAGTGATTGTGAAGTGATTGCTGAGTCTGATATCCCGTTTCAGCCAGTGATTGACTCCCCTCACATGACTGTCAAAGAAGTTGATTGTATAAATACGGAAGATTTTGATCTAGGTGAGTGCTGTGACTCTTGTGATTCCGAAGTAGGATATGTTTGTGAAGCGTCTCCTCCATCAATGACAAATGAACCCAAAGAGACTTTCAAAGTAGTAAACCAGAAGAAAGACTATATTATTCTCCAGGAGTCCAGCTGTGAGTCTTACggttctgaaataaaatttcaaatcgATCCCCCAGATAGGTCTGTGACTTACCCATTGCAAGGCTCTGATAAAGAAATGGTGACATTTGTTGACTCAGAAGGTAAGAGTTGTAGACCTCATAGTCCTAAGACACACTTTAAATGGGAAGACAATTCTGAGCCTGTGACTAGCAAACTTCAGAAAGCTGATAAAGGAAGCAACTTTTGTCACAAGAAAGACGAAAATACTGGCCGAAAAGATAAGCACTGTGAATCGAAGGGGTCTGCGGCGACTCGCAAAGCCTCTCCTGGGTCAGCAGGCCGTCAAAGGGCTGGTAAAGGAAACCCGAAGTTAAAACATGCAGATCGAGAAAGTAGGAGCTGCGAACCATGCGGTTCTGGGATGAGTTTTCAGTGTGATCGCTCTCTTCAGTCCGATAGTGGCCAGCCTCAACAAGCTGTTAGTAAAAAGGAAGGATTTAAGAAGAGGTCTGTggacctaaaaggaaaaaaaggcgaTTCCCGTTCAGGCCCTGTTCTCAGGGTTGCTTCTGTAAGGAACCGGGAAAAAGCAAAGGAGGTCATAGAAGACAATCCCGATGAACCAGTTCTCGAAGCCTTGCCTCATGTCCCTCCTTCATTTGTAGGCAAGACATGGTCTCAGATAATGAGAGAAGATGACATGAAAATTAACGCTCTGGTGAAGGAATTCAAGGAAGGTCGTTTCCACTGCTACTTTGATGACGACTGTGAGaccaggaaagtaaaaaaaaaaaatttgaataaaggaaaaaagattacCTGGGCTGACGTTAGTCAGGACACTGCAGCAATTCAAGTTTTTTCAGATGGTGATGATAATGCAGGTGGCATTTCAGATACTGATGACTTTTCAGTGGCCTTAGATAAACCTAGCCATCATCCTACAGCAAAGAGGCCTTATGAACAATCCTGGCGAGTGGCTTCTCGATGCCAGGCTGTAAAAGTCAGCCATGGAACTCAAACCAATCTCACAAAAGAGTCAGCGACGAAAGCAAGTGGACCAGAGGAAGACTCGCCAACAAGGAAGCGTTTACTTttacagaaagacagaaaaatgagaaacagagtgcaaatTGGAACACTTGAATTTCCTGAAACATGTACTAAAGTTTTGAAGCCTTTGCAACCCAATGCCTTAGTctatgttatttcttcaaatatgaagTTTCAGAATGGTGAATCCTTCAACTTTGCTAAAAAGTACCTTGGTGGCAGAAGTAGTCGAGATGTTAGCATACAGTACAAATATAAGCGGAGGTCCTTTGATTACTATGACCCATTGAATAAGAAAATTGTAACGAATCCTCCAGAATCTGACAGAAATAACTGGCTTCAAATTCACTTGAGCGACCTAAGCTCCAGTTCAGATGAAGATGGTCCTGCAGAAGGCTTTGATCCAACAGGCATTTTGACGCTAAGAGATGAGCTAATGGCCTATCCGGGGGCGCGTATTTCTCCCGAACGTGTGCCAAGACCAGGGACTTCGAGTGCTAGTCAAGTTCCATCGGGAAGTAATTTCCAGTCAACTCCTGTAGGCGGCGATGCTGCCAGAACCTCCCCCAAATCAGCCACACGGAAGATACTGGAAGGTAAAAAGAAGATTCAGAGAAGGAAGATGAAAACTAGCAAGCCAGGTTTCCCCCAGAAGGTTTATAAACCAATTATTCTCCACCAAAAACCCAGAATCGCTTCCGAAAAACCGTCCATTTGGATTCGGACCAAACTAAGTGATATAATTAGGaagtatatttcaaaatactCTGCTTTTTTGCGTCGCAAATATCAGTCCAGGAGCGCCTTTATTCGACTGCATCTTAAGAAAAAATGCGACGTCACTAAGTCGAAGAAGGCGAAGAAACCAGCGAAAATGCCTTTGGGCTCACCGGCTCCCTCGGGGCCGCCGGGGCCGCCGGTTCCCCCGGTTCCCTCGGTTCCCCCGGTTCCCTCGGGGCCGCCGGTTCCCTCGGTTCCTTCGGGGCCGCCGGTTCCGTCCGTGGCGGCTGCTGAGGGGCAGTTGGGAGCAGTCCCTAGCTGTTCTCCCAAGCCACCTGTGCAGAACTCTTGGCCCGCTGCAGGAAGAAAGCGGAGTGGTACTAAAAAACGCCctaggaagagaagaagaaagcctTTTAGACCTGTTAAAATATATGCTTTGAGAAGCTTATATTCTCAGGTACCGTACTCTGATAGGATGAGGACTCGGCTGTCAGACAAATCGCCAGCTAATGAGGCCACCTAG